One genomic window of Canis aureus isolate CA01 chromosome 15, VMU_Caureus_v.1.0, whole genome shotgun sequence includes the following:
- the NPC1L1 gene encoding NPC1-like intracellular cholesterol transporter 1: MADTGLRGWLLWALLLHVAQSELYTPIHQPGYCAFYDECGKNPELSGGLAPLSNVSCLSNTPAPRVTGEHLTLLQRICPRLYTGTTTYACCSPKQLLSLETSLAVTKALLTRCPTCSDNFVNLHCQNTCSPNQSLFINVTRVAGGGGGRPQAVVAYEAFYQDTFAQQTYDSCSRVRIPAAATLAVGTMCGVYGSTLCNAQRWLNFQGDTSNGLAPLDITFHLMEPGQALGSGMQALTGEIRPCNESQGNGTVACSCQDCAASCPTIPQPQALDSTFYLGGLEGGLALVIILCSAFALLTTFLVGTRLASSCGKDKTPDPKAGMSLSDKLSLSTNVILSQCFQNWGTWVASWPLTILLVSIAVVLALSGGLAFVELTTDPVELWSAPSSQARSEKAFHDQHFGPFLRTNQVILTAPNRPSYHYDSLLLGPKNFSGVLASDLLLELLELQETLRHLQVWSPEEQRHISLQDICFAPLNPHNASLSDCCINSLLQYFQSNRTHLLLTANQTLTGQTSQVDWRDHFLYCANAPLTFKDGTALALSCMADYGGPVFPFLAVGGYKGKDYSEAEALIMTFSLNNYAPGDPRLAQAKLWEAAFLEEMKAFQRRTAGTFQVTFMAERSLEDEINRTTAEDLPIFGVSYIIIFLYISLALGSYSSWRRVPVDSKVTLGLGGVAVVLGAVTAAMGFFSYLGVPSSLVILQVVPFLVLAVGADNIFIFVLEYQRLPRRPGEPREAHIGRALGSVAPSMLLCSLSEAICFFLGALTPMPAVKTFALISGFAIVLDFLLQVSAFVALLSLDSRRQEASRLDVCCCVSAPKLPAPGQSEGLLLRVFRKFYVPVLLHRVTRAVVLLLFTGLFGVGLYFMCHIRVGLDQELALPKDSYLLDYFFFLNRYFEVGAPVYFVTTGGYNFSSEAGMNAVCSSAGCDSYSLTQKIQYATEFPEESYLAIPASSWVDDFIDWLTPSSCCRLYAFGANKDKFCPSTVNSLACLKNCVNFTLGPVRPSVDQFHKYLPWFLSDPPNIKCPKGGLAAYNTSVHLGSDGQVLASRFMAYHKPLRNSEDYTEALRVSRALAANITAQLRQVPGTDPAFEVFPYTITNVFYEQYLSVVPEGLFMLAICLLPTFVVCCLLLGMDLRSGLLNLFSIVMILVDTVGFMALWGISYNAVSLINLVTAVGISVEFVSHITRSFAVSTRPTRLERAKEATISMGSAVFAGVAMTNLPGILVLGLAKAQLIQIFFFRLNLLITVLGLLHGLVFLPVVLSYLGPDINAALVLDQKKTEEAIGAPAHLVPTSTASSTYVNYGFQHPANGVVGDSSLPRSGPDL, encoded by the exons ATGGCGGACACTGGCCTGAGGGGCTGGCTGCTATGGGCACTGCTCCTGCACGTG GCCCAGAGTGAGCTGTACACACCCATCCACCAGCCTGGCTACTGCGCTTTCTACGACGAGTGTGGGAAGAACCCAGAGCTGTCTGGGGGACTGGCGCCTCTGTCTAATGTGTCCTGCCTGTCCAACACGCCCGCCCCCCGTGTCACTGGTGAGCACCTGACCCTCCTACAGCGCATCTGCCCCCGCCTCTACACGGGCACCACCACCtatgcctgctgctcccccaagCAGCTGCTGTCCCTGGAGACGAGCCTGGCGGTCACCAAGGCCCTCCTCACCCGCTGCCCCACCTGCTCCGACAACTTTGTGAACCTGCACTGCCAAAACACCTGCAGCCCCAACCAAAGTCTCTTCATCAACGTGACCCGcgtggctgggggcgggggtggccggCCCCAGGCTGTGGTGGCCTATGAGGCCTTCTACCAGGACACCTTTGCCCAGCAGACCTACGACTCTTGCAGCCGGGTGCGCATCCCTGCGGCTGCCACGCTGGCCGTGGGCACCATGTGTGGCGTTTACGGCTCCACCCTCTGCAATGCTCAGCGCTGGCTCAATTTCCAGGGGGACACTTCGAATGGCCTGGCTCCCCTGGACATCACCTTCCACCTGATGGAGCCCGGCCAGGCCCTAGGGAGTGGGATGCAGGCTCTGACCGGGGAGATCAGGCCCTGCAACGAGTCCCAGGGCAATGGCACGGTGGCCTGCTCCTGCCAGGACTGTGCTGCGTCCTGCCCCAccatcccccagccccaggcactgGACTCCACCTTCTACCTGGGCGGGCTGGAAGGTGGGCTGGCCCTTGTCATCATCCTCTGCTCTGCTTTTGCCCTGCTTACCACCTTCCTGGTGGGTACCCGCCTGGCCTCCTCCTGTGGCAAGGACAAGACGCCAGACCCCAAGGCAGGCATGAGCCTGTCTGACAAACTCAGCCTCTCCACCAACGTCATCCTTAGCCAGTGCTTCCAGaactggggcacatgggtggcctCATGGCCGCTGACCATCCTGTTGGTGTCCATCGCCGTGGTATTGGCCTTGTCAGGAGGCCTGGCCTTTGTGGAACTGACCACGGACCCAGTGGAGCTGTGGTCGGCCCCCAGCAGCCAAGCCCGGAGCGAGAAGGCTTTCCACGACCAGCATTTTGGCCCCTTCCTCCGAACCAACCAGGTGATCTTGACGGCTCCCAACCGGCCCAGCTACCACTACGACTCCCTGCTCCTGGGGCCCAAGAACTTCAGTGGGGTCCTAGCCTCTGACCTCCTGCTGGAGCTGCTGGAGCTGCAGGAGACGCTGCGGCACCTCCAGGTGTGGTCGCCCGAGGAGCAGCGCCACATCTCGCTGCAGGACATCTGCTTCGCGCCCCTCAACCCTCACAATGCCAGCCTCTCCGACTGCTGCATCAACAGCCTCCTGCAGTATTTCCAGAGCAACCGCACGCACCTGCTGCTCACGGCCAACCAGACGCTGACGGGCCAGACCTCCCAGGTGGACTGGAGGGACCACTTTCTCTACTGTGCTAA CGCCCCACTCACCTTCAAGGATGGCACAGCCCTAGCCCTGAGCTGCATGGCTGACTACGGGGGCCCTGTCTTCCCCTTCCTTGCCGTGGGTGGCTACAAAG GGAAGGACTACTCTGAGGCGGAGGCCCTGATTATGACCTTCTCCCTCAACAACTATGCCCCTGGGGACCCCCGGCTGGCCCAGGCTAAGCTCTGGGAGGCAGCCTTCTTGGAGGAGATGAAAGCCTTCCAGCGGCGGACAGCTGGCACTTTCCAGGTCACATTCATGGCTGAG CGCTCCCTGGAGGACGAGATTAACCGCACGACGGCGGAGGACCTCCCCATCTTCGGAGTCAGCTACATCATCATCTTCCTGTACATCTCCCTGGCGCTGGGCAGCTACTCCAGCTGGCGCCGGGTGCCG GTGGACTCCAAGGTCACGCTGGGCCTGGGCGGGGTGGCGGTGGTGCTGGGAGCAGTGACAGCGGCCATGGGCTTCTTCTCCTACCTCGGCGTGCCGTCCTCCCTGGTGATCCTTCAGGTGGTGCCTTTCCTGGTGCTGGCCGTGGGCGCTGACAACATCTTCATCTTTGTTCTGGAGTACCAG AGGCTGCCCCGGAGGCCGGGAGAGCCGCGGGAGGCCCACATCGGCCGAGCGCTGGGCAGTGTGGCCCCTAGCATGTTGCTCTGCAGCCTGTCTGAGGCCATCTGCTTCTTTCTAG gggccctgacCCCTATGCCCGCTGTGAAGACCTTTGCCCTGATCTCGGGCTTTGCCATCGTCCTGGACTTCCTGCTGCAGGTGTCAGCCTTTGTGGCTCTGCTATCTCTggacagcaggaggcaggag GCCTCCCGCTTGGACGTCTGCTGCTGCGTGAGCGCCCCGAAGCTGCCCGCACCCGGCCAGAGCGAGGGACTCCTGCTCCGAGTCTTCCGCAAGTTCTACGTCCCAGTCCTGCTGCACCGGGTGACACGGGCGGTGGTG CTGCTGCTGTTCACCGGCCTCTTCGGGGTGGGCCTCTACTTCATGTGCCACATCCGCGTGGGATTGGATCAGGAGCTGGCCCTGCCCAAG GACTCATACCTGCTGGACTATTTCTTCTTCCTGAACCGCTACTTTGAGGTGGGGGCTCCCGTCTACTTTGTCACCACGGGAGGCTACAACTTCTCCAGCGAGGCGGGCATGAATGCTGTGTGCTCCAGTGCCGGGTGCGACAGTTACTCCTTAACCCAGAAGATCCAGTACGCCACCGAGTTCCCCGAGGA gtCTTACCTGGccatccctgcctcctcctgggtGGATGACTTCATCGACTGGCTGACCCCGTCCTCCTGCTGCCGCCTTTATGCCTTTGGTGCTAATAAGGACAAATTCTGCCCTTCGACTGTCA ACTCCCTAGCCTGCTTGAAGAACTGCGTGAACTTCACACTGGGCCCTGTCCGGCCATCCGTGGACCAGTTCCACAAGTACCTTCCCTGGTTCCTGAGTGACCCGCCCAACATCAAGTGTCCCAAAGG TGGGCTGGCAGCGTACAACACCTCCGTGCATTTGGGATCTGATGGCCAGGTTTTAG CCTCCCGGTTCATGGCCTACCACAAGCCGCTGCGGAACTCGGAGGATTACACTGAGGCCCTGCGGGTGTCACGGGCGCTGGCGGCCAACATCACGGCCCAGCTGCGGCAGGTGCCGGGCACCGACCCGGCCTTCGAGGTCTTCCCCTACAC GATCACCAACGTGTTCTACGAGCAGTACCTGAGCGTGGTCCCCGAGGGCCTCTTCATGCTCGCCATCTGCCTGCTGCCCACCTTCGTAGTCTGCTGCCTGCTGCTGGGCATGGACCTACGCTCCGGCCTCCTCAACCTGTTCTCCATCGTCATGATCCTCGTGGACACCGTGGGCTTCATGGCCCTGTGGGGCATCAGTTACAATGCCGTGTCGCTCATCAACCTGGTCACG gcggTGGGCATCTCCGTGGAGTTCGTGTCCCACATCACCCGCTCCTTTGCAGTCAGCACCCGGCCCACCCGGCTGGAGAGGGCCAAGGAGGCCACCATCTCCATGGGCAGCGCG GTGTTTGCTGGCGTGGCCATGACCAACCTGCCGGGCATCCTCGTCCTGGGCCTGGCCAAGGCGCAGCTCATCCAGATCTTCTTCTTCCGCCTCAACCTCCTCATCACCGTGCTGGGTCTGCTGCATGGCCTGGTCTTCCTGCCAGTGGTCCTCAGCTACCTCG GGCCTGATATCAATGCAGCTCTCGTGCTGGACCAGAAGAAGACAGAAGAGGCCATCGGGGCCCCTGCCCACCTGGTCCCAACATCCACGGCCAGCAGCACCTATGTCAACTACGGCTTCCAACATCCCGCCAACGGTGTAGTGGGCGACAGTTCTCTGCCCCGCAGTGGACCGGACCTCTGA